Within the Thermoanaerobaculales bacterium genome, the region ACGGCGGCCCGCTCCCCGAGCGCCCACCGTGCAGCCGAGGCCCGTCGAGGCGCGGCGGAGGTGTGAGACCATCCGGGGAGCGGCCTTGGACCACGGCCAGCCTGTCGCCACCGTCCGCGCCAGGTGACCACCGCCGGCGAGGTGACTCTGCGGATCCGTACCTCCATCGCGATCGCGATCGTGGCGCTCATCCTGCTCGGCGGCAGCGCACTGCGCCTCTATGGGCTCACGTTTCAGAGCCTCTGGCTGGACGAGCTCTTCTCGATGGTCTTCAGCCGATCCGACCTGCCGTTCAAGGACATCGTCCGCGTGTACCTGGACGACGTTCATCCGCTCGGGTACCCCTTCCTGCTCCATCTCTGGCTGCTGCTGTTCGGCGACACCGACCTCGCGGGCCGGTCGCTGTCGGCCGCCCTCGGCATCCTCGGCATCGCTGTCATGCTCCTGACGGGGCGCCGGCTGATCTCCACCGAGGCCGGCATCTATGCGGCCCTGCTGACGGCGCTCAACGCGTACCACATCGCCTACTCGCAAGAGGCGAGGATGTACACCCTGGTCTTCATGCTCGCAGCGCTGTCCTACGGCGCGCTGGTGAGCTTGCTCCACCAGCCCGGATGGCGCACCGCGGTGTCGTACGGCCTGGTCACGGCGGCGGCGGCTCACGTTCACTACTACGCACTCGTGATGCTGCTGGGGCAGGTGGTCGCCGCCGCGACGGTCCTCATCGCCCGCCGCGCGCGTTGGCGTGACTGGCTGCCGCTGCTGGCGGGGAGCGCGATCGTCGGGCTCGCCGTGCTGCCCTGGCTGGGTGCGGTTCGGCGGGTGCTGGCGATGGACGAGTACTGGCCGACGCCGCCGAAGCCCTGGTTCTTCATCGATTACTTCCACGCCTACTTCGGCCGCAGCCTCATTCTCAGCCTCCTGTTCGGCGTCCTGCTGGCAGCCGTCCCGTTTCTCGTGTCGCGTCGTCCCGGCGTCGACCGCCAGGCCGGTGCGCCGCCGCCCGCAACCGTCGCCTGGCTGCTCGCAGCCTCGGTGGTGGTCTCACTCGCTGCGGCCTTTGCCCGATCGGTCCTGATCGTGCCGATGCTGCAGCCACGATTCACCATCGTCTTCCTGCCGGCGATCCTGCTTCTGATCGCGATCGCACTCGCGCGGCTCCGGCCGCGGCCGCTTCGAGCGCTCGTGGCGGCCGGCCTGACGGTCCTGTCGCTTGCCGGCCTGCTGCGCTCTGGCTACTACACCGAGGCGCGCAAGGAGCAGTGGCGCGAGGCCGTGGACAGCATGCTGACGGACCCGCGGTTCGACGTCCGAACCGACGCCTGCCTGGCGGTGCTGGCGCCGGGCTTTCAGTACTACGTCGATCAGCGATCGGCCGCGCTCCGGATCGGTGAGGCGACCGTCGAGGCGCTCCAGGGCATGGTCGATGACGGGCCGGCGCCGCCGGTGCTGTGGCTGCTGGTGGCCAGGAACCAGGATCCGGCAGAGGAGTTTCGGCGGCTGCAGCGCCAGCACTACCTGCGGACCGACCAGTTCGTCTTCCTCAAGACCGCTGTCGAGCGGTGGGAGCTTCGCGCGCAGCCGGAGCCGGATGGCGGCGGGGAGGCGACGAGGTGAGCGGCAGGCACCCCTGACGCAGCCGTTCGACCTCGTCGTGCCCGGCGAAGCGGCCCGCGGGGGGCGTCGGGGCCGCCGTGGCCGTGAGCGCCGGCAGGCGCGCGAAGGTTCGCGCGCAGGGGCGCCGGGGGCGCGGGCCCAGCGCCGGTGGACGAGGCCGGCCCAGGCAGCCCGCCGGACGCCAGAGGATCAGTCCATCCGGTCCTCGAGGGCCTGGAGCTCCAGCGGGTGCAGGAACAGCGACGGGTCGAAGGGGCCGCGGACCGTGACCTGCATCTTGGTGATCCGGACGTGGCCGGTGGGCGAGCCGTTGAGGTCGATGCCGTCGAGCAGCACCTGGACCGGCAGCTGCGTGCCGGCCCCGATCGCGCCGTGCTTGAGCACCCGGTAGCGGATCCCCTCGCTGCGCACCTCACGGACGCTCGGCGGCGGCAGGAACTCGGCGGCCAGCAGGGCGCCGCTGTCCTTGCGGATGTGGAGATACCAGGTCGTGGACATGCTCGGCGCGATGAAGAAGCCCTCCGGGAAGCTGACCGCCACGCGCCACGCTGGCACACCCTCGAAGCTGGTCTCGTTGACAGCGCCGAGCCGGACGCCTTCCATGGTCGCGGTGAACGGGAGCAGCAGCGGGAACAGGCGCTGGTTGAGGGTCCCCACGGCCATCCGCGACGCCTGGGGCCGCTCATCGGGCGCGCCGGCGCGGGTGGACCAGCCGTTGCCACCGTGGCGCGCGACCACGACGTCGCCGGGCAGCTCGAGCCGCAGGCTGCTCAGCGTCCTCGCGTCCAGATAGGCGGTGGCCCGCCGACTGTGCGGGGTGCCGTCGGCGGTGGTCTCCTCCTCGGTGAGTGCGATCTCGAGCACGCCGAGGTCACGGAAGGCCTCGATTCCTCCGGCGGCCTGCAGCATGCCGTCGAGCAGCGCTGCGGCCTCCGGCGGCCCGGCGGGGGCGACGGCGGGCACCAGCAGCGCGGCGAGGACGATCAGGACAGCACGAGCACTCATGACGATCTCCCGAGGGCGCGCCAGGATGGCGCCAGTCGACGGTCGACGGAGATTATAGAGCAACAATCGTGCCACCCGGGGTCGGGAGACCCGGGACCCGACGCACGGTGCCGGGAATCCGTACTCTAGGCGAGGAGCCCTCTCACCTGTTTCCTGGCGGCTTGTCGGGCGTGGAGGCGGAAGCGGGCTCGGGCCCTATCCCCCAGATCCCAGCCCCTATCCCCTGGTTGGGAGGGGGTGCTACTGTATTGACCGCAATGACTTCTGACCTCCGCCGGGGCGCCGTCAGCGTGGCCGACGTGCACAAGTGGTACCGCGTCTACGCGTCGCCCACCGAGCGCGTCAAGCGGGTGCTCGGGAGGCCGAGCCGGCACCTCGAGTTCCAGGCCCTCGACGGTGTCTCGTTCGCCGTGGAGCCGGGCACGGCGCTGGGCATCGTCGGCGAGAACGGGGCCGGCAAGAGCACGCTGCTCAAGCTGATCGCGGGCACCACGCGGCCGACCGCGGGCGCTGTCGAGACGGGCGGGGTGGTGGCCGCGATCCTCGAGCTCGGCGCGGCCTTCCACTCGGAGTTCTCGGGGCGCGACAACGCCGTCCTGTACGGTGCGCTGCTCGGCCACGACCGCCAGGACATGGAGCGACGGCTGCCGTCGATCTTCGACTTCGCCGAGCTCGGCGAGTTCATCAACCACCCGATCAGGAGCTACTCGACCGGCATGGTGATGCGGCTCGCGTTCGCCGTCGCGACCGGGGTCGACGCGGACGTGCTGGTCGTGGATGAGGCGCTCGCGGTCGGCGACGGCTACTTCCAGAAGAAGTGCGTCGACCGGATCCGGGAGATCCACAGCCGCGGCACCACCATCCTGTTCTGCTCGCACTCGATGTACTACGTGACCATGTTCTGCGAGCGCGCCCTGTGGCTGGCGAGCGGCCGGCTGCAGCGGATCGGTCCGGCCAAGGAGGTGGTGGAGGCCTACGAGGAGTACCTGCTCCTCCGCGACAAACGGCGGCTCGGCCACGATGTCCCCCCGGCGCAGGCGGCGCCGATCCGGAAGGTCGGCCGAGTGGCCGCTGTCCGGCTCGCCGGCCGCGACGGCGAGGCCCCGCTCGAGCTCCGCTCCGGCGGGACGCTCGATCTCGAGATCGAGGTCGAGAGCACGCGCCCCGAGGAGCGCTTCCACGTCGCGGTGGCGCTCGACACCCTGGACGGACGCTGCCTGCTCGGCGTGTCGACGGCGTGGGACGGCCTGGCGCCGCTGCAGGGGCAGGACCGCTATCTGGTCTCCTTCACGGTCCCCGCGCTGCCGGTGGCGTCCGGCACCTTCCACCTCTCGGTCTTCCTGCTCGACGAGAGCGGGCTGGCGGTCCACGACCAGGCGGTCGCTACCGGCGCGGTCCGGGTGAACGCACCGTCATGGACGCCCTCGCTGATCGAGGTGGCGCACCACTGGGAGCGGCGGTGACCGGACGGCGGCGGCTCACCGTCAACTACCTCCTCGAGGACACCGCGCTGTTCGGCGGCGTCAAGATCCCCCTGCACCACGCCAACCTCCTCCACCGGCGCGGTCACCGGGTCCGCGTGCTCAGCAGGGGGCCGCGCCCCGACTGGTACCCCCTCGCCGCCCCGTTCACGACCGTCCCTGACTTCGAGGCCGGGTCGGTCGCCGAGGCCGACGTCCACGTCGCCACCTTCTGGACCACGATCGCGCCGGCGGCGGCGCTGCCCCACGGGCAGCCGGTGCACTTCTGCCAGGGTTTCGAGGCCTCGTACACGCACAACGGTGACCAGCACCCGGCGATCCTCGAGTCGTACGCGCTGCCGCTGCCGACATTCGCCCTGTCGCCCCACCTGGCCGAGCTCGTGCACCGCCGCTTCGGCCGTCCGGTCAGGGTCGTGCCGCCGGCGCTGGAGCGGATGTGGCGGCAGCGCTGGCGGCGGGCCCCGGCGCGGCGACCGCGGGTGGTCGTCGCCCACCCCTTCGAGGCCGACTGGAAGGGCGTCGCGACCGCGCTGGAGGCGGTGCGGCGGCTGCGCGAGGACGGGCTCGAGCTGACCCTGGTGCGGCTGTCGCAGTGGTCGCTCAGCGAGGCCGAGCGCTCGCTGCTCGAGCCCGACGAGTTTCACTGCCGGCTCGCCCCCGCCGAGGTGCCGGCGCTGATCGCGGGCTGCGATCTGCTGCTCGCCCCATCCTGGGAGCAGGAGGGCTTCGGCCTGCCGGTGCTCGAGGCGATGGCGTGCGGGGTGCCGGTGGTGGCGTCCCGAATCCAGGCCTTCACCGGCTACGCCGCCGGCGCCGCCGAGCTGGTGCCGGTCGGGGACGCTGCCGCCTTCGCCGGCGCCGCGCGGGCGATTCTCGGCGACCGCCGGCGCTGGCGGGAGATGCGGCGGGCGGGGCTCGGGGTCGCCGCCGCCTTCAGCGAGCGCAGAGTGGTGGCCATCGTCGAGGACGCGCTGCACTGGGCGGCGGGCGGCGCCTGGAGGCCCAGCTGACGACGGCATCGCTGATCGCGGTCTGCCACCACTCCTCGGGGGTCCTTGGCGATTGCGTCTCGAGCTTCCGGTCCGAGGCGCATGCCGCCGCAGTCGCGCCCGAGGTCGTGGTCGTGGAGCAGTCCGAGAACCCGGCCGAGGTGGAGCGGATCGCGGCGATCGGTGTCGACCGGCTGGAGGTGCGGCCGAACCGGGGGTACGCCGCGGGGCTCAACGCCGGGATCGCCGCGGCGCGCGGCGAGATCCTGCTGCTGGCCAACCCGGACACGGTGCTGCGCGCGGGCAGCCTGCAGCGCCTGCTCGTCGCGATCGGCGACGGCTTCGATGTCGTCGGGCCACAGCTGGTCTGGGATGACAGCGGCGAGATCCTGTTCCCACCGGCCGAGGACCCCGGCCTGGCCGCGGAGCTGTGGCGGACGCTGCGGTGCCGCTGGCAGCGGCCATGGGACGCCGGCCTGCACGCCACGCTCGAGGGCTGGTGGCGGGTGTGGACCGCGGATCGGGCGGTCGAGGTCGCGGCGTTGCGCGGCCCCCTGCTCGCGGCGACGCGGGCGACCGTCGACCGGCTGGGCCCTCTCGACGAGGGCTACTTCCTCTACTACGAGGAGACCGAGTGGCTGCGGCGGGCGCGCCGCCGGGGCGCCCGGCTCGCGGTCGCCGCCGGCGCCCGGGTCGTGCACCGGGCCGGTCACGCCACCGCCCGCACCGTGGGCCGCGAGGCGATCGAGGCGGCGTCGCGCGAGCGCTTCTTCCTCCGCAACTACGGCGCGGCGTCGCGCTGGCTGCTGCGGCGCTGCGCTTCGGTCCCGGCGACCGCCGGTGTCGCCGCGCAGCCGGTGGCGGGCCCGCGCGAGGTGCCGGAGAGCCGTGCGGATCTGTGGCTGCTCTCCACTTTCCGGCACCTGGTGCCGGCGGTCGGCGTGGTCGGCCGGTCAGCCCTGCCGGCTGCCGTCGAGCACGTCGCCGAGGGCGGGCCGTGGTACGCGGCCGCGGCGACACGCGACTCCGGCCGCTGGCGTCTCCGCGGGACCTGGAGCTGGGGGCCTTGATGAGCGAGCCCGAGTACACGATCCGTGCCTTCTCACCGGGCGACGAGGAGGCCGTCAACCATGGCTTCAACGAGGCCTTCGGCCTCGACCGCCCGCTCGACGAGTGGGCCTGGAAGTTCCGGGCTGACCCGGACGGCCGGCTGATCATGATCGCCGAGCATGAGGGCGAGGTGCTCGCCCACTATGCCGGCGTGCCGGTGCGGCTCCAGATCGAGGGTCGCGTGTGGAACGCGGCCCAGATCGTCGACGTGTACTCGGCGCGCAGGGCCCGCGGCAGCTTCACCCGCCGCGGGGTGTGGGTGCAGACCGTCGACGCCTTCTTCGACGCCTTCGGCCGCTCCGGGCGGTCGCCGCTGCTGTTCGGCTTCCCGAGCCCGCGGCCGCTGCGGCTCGGCGTGCTGCAGCTCGGCTACGACGCGATGGAGCCGCAGCCCATCCGCTACCTCCGCCGCCGCCCTCCGTTGCCGCCGGGGGGGATCCGTCGCCGCCTCTACCGGGCCGAGCTGGCGCGCGACTGGGAGCCGCGGCTCGACGCGCTGTGGCAGCAGGTGAGCGGCCAGTACCCGGTGGCGGTGGTGCGCGACGCCGGTCACGCCGCACGCCGTCTCGCGGGGCGCCCGGGCGTGCGCTACCACCGCTTCCTGCTCTTCCCGCGCTTCTCGTTTCGCGCGGTCGGCTTCGCCGCCTTCCGCACCGACGGCGGACGGGTGCGCTGGGTGGACCTGGTGTGGGACCACCGCCACCCCGGCGCCCTTGACCTGGCGAGCCACCTGTCGGCCGGGCTGGCGGCCCAGACCGGTGCCGAGCTCGAGGAGCTGTGGCTCAACGGCGACGACGAGGGCCGGGCCCGGCTCGCCCGGCACGGCTTCGAGGAGGCGCCCGAGCCGGGCCAGCTGGTGATGGTGGCACGCGCCTTCGACTCGGGGGTGGACCTCGAGGCGATGGCCGCGAAGATCTACGTCACGATGGGCGACTCGGACCTGGTGTGAGATGGGCGCAGCGCTCCGGATGATGCGCATTGCCCTGCGTAGGGTAGGGTGCCCCGATGCGCTGGGGCCATGCCCCGCGCCCGCTTCCGCTCCCGTGCCCGTGCCCGGATTACGACGTGCCACGGAGATCGTCCCTTCTGGAGAAGGAGACGTCGGGCGCGGAAGTGGAAGCGGGCGCGGAAGCGTGATGAGCCACGAGGCTCGCTGGATGGAGAGATAGAGTGATCGCGGTCTGGCTGTGGACGGTGGCGCCGCTCGCCGCGCTGCACCTCCTGATGGGGTGGCGGTCACGGCAGCTGCTCCGCCTGCAGCTGCTCCTCGACCTCCTGCTCGCCGCGACGATCGGCCCGGCGCTGGTCGCCGGCGGCGACCTCTCCCCGGTCCGCTGCCTCGCCGGCACGCCGCCGTTCACCGAGTGGCGGTGGAGCGACGCCACCACCGACCAGCCGACCCAGTCCGACCTGGTGCGCCAGATCCAGCCCTGGATGGAGGAGACGCGCCGCCAGCTGCTCGCCGGGAGGCTGCCGCTGGTCAGTGAGCGGATCGGCGGCGGGCTGCCGTTGCTGGCCAATGGCCAGACCGGGGCCTGGGCGCCGCCCAACCTGCCGGTGTGGGCGCTCGGTGCGGAGCGCGGGACCACGGTGATGGCGTTCTGGAAGGTCGAGCTGGCGGGGCTCGGCGCCTTCCTCTTCCTGCG harbors:
- a CDS encoding glycosyltransferase family 4 protein, which translates into the protein MTGRRRLTVNYLLEDTALFGGVKIPLHHANLLHRRGHRVRVLSRGPRPDWYPLAAPFTTVPDFEAGSVAEADVHVATFWTTIAPAAALPHGQPVHFCQGFEASYTHNGDQHPAILESYALPLPTFALSPHLAELVHRRFGRPVRVVPPALERMWRQRWRRAPARRPRVVVAHPFEADWKGVATALEAVRRLREDGLELTLVRLSQWSLSEAERSLLEPDEFHCRLAPAEVPALIAGCDLLLAPSWEQEGFGLPVLEAMACGVPVVASRIQAFTGYAAGAAELVPVGDAAAFAGAARAILGDRRRWREMRRAGLGVAAAFSERRVVAIVEDALHWAAGGAWRPS
- a CDS encoding glycosyltransferase family 39 protein, which translates into the protein MTTAGEVTLRIRTSIAIAIVALILLGGSALRLYGLTFQSLWLDELFSMVFSRSDLPFKDIVRVYLDDVHPLGYPFLLHLWLLLFGDTDLAGRSLSAALGILGIAVMLLTGRRLISTEAGIYAALLTALNAYHIAYSQEARMYTLVFMLAALSYGALVSLLHQPGWRTAVSYGLVTAAAAHVHYYALVMLLGQVVAAATVLIARRARWRDWLPLLAGSAIVGLAVLPWLGAVRRVLAMDEYWPTPPKPWFFIDYFHAYFGRSLILSLLFGVLLAAVPFLVSRRPGVDRQAGAPPPATVAWLLAASVVVSLAAAFARSVLIVPMLQPRFTIVFLPAILLLIAIALARLRPRPLRALVAAGLTVLSLAGLLRSGYYTEARKEQWREAVDSMLTDPRFDVRTDACLAVLAPGFQYYVDQRSAALRIGEATVEALQGMVDDGPAPPVLWLLVARNQDPAEEFRRLQRQHYLRTDQFVFLKTAVERWELRAQPEPDGGGEATR
- a CDS encoding GNAT family N-acetyltransferase, which encodes MSEPEYTIRAFSPGDEEAVNHGFNEAFGLDRPLDEWAWKFRADPDGRLIMIAEHEGEVLAHYAGVPVRLQIEGRVWNAAQIVDVYSARRARGSFTRRGVWVQTVDAFFDAFGRSGRSPLLFGFPSPRPLRLGVLQLGYDAMEPQPIRYLRRRPPLPPGGIRRRLYRAELARDWEPRLDALWQQVSGQYPVAVVRDAGHAARRLAGRPGVRYHRFLLFPRFSFRAVGFAAFRTDGGRVRWVDLVWDHRHPGALDLASHLSAGLAAQTGAELEELWLNGDDEGRARLARHGFEEAPEPGQLVMVARAFDSGVDLEAMAAKIYVTMGDSDLV
- a CDS encoding ABC transporter ATP-binding protein, yielding MTSDLRRGAVSVADVHKWYRVYASPTERVKRVLGRPSRHLEFQALDGVSFAVEPGTALGIVGENGAGKSTLLKLIAGTTRPTAGAVETGGVVAAILELGAAFHSEFSGRDNAVLYGALLGHDRQDMERRLPSIFDFAELGEFINHPIRSYSTGMVMRLAFAVATGVDADVLVVDEALAVGDGYFQKKCVDRIREIHSRGTTILFCSHSMYYVTMFCERALWLASGRLQRIGPAKEVVEAYEEYLLLRDKRRLGHDVPPAQAAPIRKVGRVAAVRLAGRDGEAPLELRSGGTLDLEIEVESTRPEERFHVAVALDTLDGRCLLGVSTAWDGLAPLQGQDRYLVSFTVPALPVASGTFHLSVFLLDESGLAVHDQAVATGAVRVNAPSWTPSLIEVAHHWERR
- a CDS encoding glycosyltransferase, giving the protein MAVCHHSSGVLGDCVSSFRSEAHAAAVAPEVVVVEQSENPAEVERIAAIGVDRLEVRPNRGYAAGLNAGIAAARGEILLLANPDTVLRAGSLQRLLVAIGDGFDVVGPQLVWDDSGEILFPPAEDPGLAAELWRTLRCRWQRPWDAGLHATLEGWWRVWTADRAVEVAALRGPLLAATRATVDRLGPLDEGYFLYYEETEWLRRARRRGARLAVAAGARVVHRAGHATARTVGREAIEAASRERFFLRNYGAASRWLLRRCASVPATAGVAAQPVAGPREVPESRADLWLLSTFRHLVPAVGVVGRSALPAAVEHVAEGGPWYAAAATRDSGRWRLRGTWSWGP